The following are encoded in a window of Gemmatimonadales bacterium genomic DNA:
- a CDS encoding M20/M25/M40 family metallo-hydrolase, translating to MRYSAVLLLALAGATPARAQGTRPPNFDSLAAEATTWLQEYLRIRTVNPPGNEIEGARFLQAVLAGEGIQAEIFESAPGRGNLYARLPGTGAQRPMVLLHHIDVVPADSARWKYPPFSGVIEDGAVWGRGAQDTKGLGIIQLATFVALKRRGVPLSRDLILVANADEELSSSGSLWFTQHKADLVREAEFLLNEGGDNEMGPNGKTVSYGLDATEKVPYWLRLTVRGEPGHGSRPTEGNAALRLSRVLGRIADWQTPLILTPPAAAYLEALATRERNPVHRAWLADPAKALQDSVATAWLIADRYQNAILRNTVAITVLHGSTSTNVIPAEASAEIDVRLLPGQRPDDFLAQLRAVMQDTTVEVTPLSKVRAARSSPVDGPVLAAFSEAVEAMDPGALVLPRMLTGYTDSYDYRLLGIDAYGVEAWRTTAAVSATIHGNDERVPVQEIRFGVEFYYRIVEQLAR from the coding sequence ATGCGCTACAGTGCCGTTCTGCTGCTCGCCCTCGCCGGCGCGACTCCCGCCCGGGCGCAGGGGACCCGGCCGCCGAATTTTGACTCCCTCGCCGCCGAAGCCACGACCTGGCTGCAGGAGTACCTGCGCATCCGGACGGTCAATCCGCCGGGCAACGAGATCGAGGGCGCGCGGTTTCTCCAGGCGGTGCTGGCGGGCGAGGGGATTCAGGCCGAGATCTTCGAATCGGCGCCCGGGCGCGGCAACCTCTACGCGCGGCTGCCGGGCACCGGCGCGCAGCGCCCGATGGTGCTGCTGCACCACATCGACGTGGTGCCCGCCGATTCTGCCCGGTGGAAATATCCGCCGTTCAGCGGGGTCATCGAGGATGGCGCGGTCTGGGGGCGCGGGGCGCAGGACACCAAGGGACTCGGGATCATCCAGCTCGCCACGTTCGTGGCGCTCAAGCGTCGGGGCGTGCCGCTCAGCCGCGATCTCATCCTCGTGGCCAATGCGGACGAGGAACTCAGCTCCTCGGGATCACTCTGGTTCACGCAGCACAAGGCGGACCTGGTCCGGGAGGCGGAGTTCCTCCTGAACGAGGGGGGCGACAACGAAATGGGGCCGAACGGCAAGACGGTTTCCTACGGCCTCGACGCCACGGAAAAGGTGCCGTACTGGCTCCGCCTGACCGTCCGCGGGGAACCGGGCCACGGGAGCCGTCCGACGGAGGGCAATGCGGCGCTCAGGCTCTCCCGCGTGCTTGGCCGGATCGCGGACTGGCAGACGCCGCTCATCCTGACGCCTCCCGCCGCCGCCTATCTCGAGGCCCTCGCCACCCGGGAACGGAATCCGGTGCATCGCGCCTGGCTCGCCGACCCCGCGAAGGCGCTGCAGGACTCGGTGGCGACCGCCTGGCTGATCGCGGACCGCTACCAGAACGCGATTCTCCGCAATACCGTGGCCATCACCGTGCTTCACGGCTCGACCAGCACGAACGTGATCCCAGCCGAGGCATCCGCGGAAATCGACGTGCGCCTCCTCCCGGGCCAGCGGCCGGACGACTTCCTCGCGCAGCTGCGCGCTGTCATGCAGGACACGACGGTGGAGGTTACGCCGCTCTCCAAGGTGCGCGCGGCGCGCTCGTCTCCGGTGGACGGCCCGGTGCTGGCCGCGTTCAGCGAGGCAGTCGAGGCCATGGATCCCGGCGCGCTCGTGCTGCCCAGGATGCTGACCGGGTACACTGACAGCTACGACTACCGGCTGCTCGGCATCGACGCCTATGGCGTCGAGGCCTGGCGCACCACCGCCGCGGTCTCCGCCACGATACATGGCAATGATGAGCGGGTACCGGTGCAGGAGATTAGGTTCGGAGTGGAGTTCTACTACCGCATTGTGGAGCAGCTGGCCCGGTAA
- a CDS encoding DUF423 domain-containing protein, with amino-acid sequence MDQRFFRLGAFSAFLAVAAGAFGAHALRARLGPAMLLVFETGARYQMYHALALMAVAWAVTRWPGKLTSAAGWCFVAGTILFSGSLYAMALTGQRALGAITPLGGVAFLSGWLCLALAARRGT; translated from the coding sequence ATGGACCAGCGCTTCTTCCGGCTCGGCGCCTTCTCGGCCTTTCTCGCGGTCGCGGCGGGCGCGTTCGGCGCGCACGCCCTGCGCGCCCGACTCGGACCGGCCATGCTCCTGGTGTTCGAGACCGGAGCCCGGTACCAGATGTACCACGCGCTCGCGCTGATGGCGGTCGCCTGGGCAGTCACCCGGTGGCCGGGAAAACTGACCTCCGCCGCCGGCTGGTGCTTTGTGGCCGGCACGATCCTCTTTTCGGGCAGCCTGTACGCGATGGCGCTCACCGGACAGCGGGCACTCGGCGCGATCACGCCGCTGGGTGGCGTCGCATTTCTTTCCGGCTGGCTCTGCCTGGCGCTCGCGGCACGCCGCGGCACATGA
- a CDS encoding cytochrome C oxidase subunit IV family protein — MDAQVATHHHESAAATYTKIAVVLFVMTALEVLAYEASHRAGWPMHGLVQPFLNEILIVLSAAKFALVAMFYMHLKSDSKIFSGLFVFPLIIATVVIVALLLLFSYLRMLHPTA, encoded by the coding sequence ATGGACGCCCAAGTCGCCACGCACCATCACGAGTCCGCGGCCGCGACCTACACCAAGATCGCGGTGGTCCTCTTCGTCATGACCGCCCTCGAGGTGCTCGCCTACGAGGCGTCGCACCGGGCCGGCTGGCCCATGCACGGGCTCGTGCAGCCGTTCCTCAACGAGATCCTCATCGTCCTGTCGGCGGCCAAGTTCGCCCTGGTCGCGATGTTCTACATGCACCTGAAGTCGGACAGCAAGATCTTCAGCGGCCTGTTCGTCTTTCCGCTGATCATCGCGACCGTGGTCATCGTCGCACTGCTGCTCCTCTTCTCGTACTTGCGCATGCTGCACCCGACGGCGTGA
- a CDS encoding enoyl-[acyl-carrier-protein] reductase, with the protein MLPIDLRGKRAFVAGVSDDGGFGFAIAKSLAEAGASVCLGSWPPALGIFQKLLERGKMEASMALSDGRKLEFEKIYPLDAAYDTLADVPADVRESKRYKEHGDFSIQGVVDHFRKDFGEKPLDIVVHSLANGPEVKNQLLDTSRAGYLSAVSVSAYSNVSFVRNFGPLMREGGSFLSLTYMAGERAIPGYGGGMSTAKAALEADTRTLSYEAGRRFGVRINTISAGPYASRAASAIGFIDMMIDYCSSNAPLTRKMEASDVGNTAAFLASPMAAAITGSVVYVDNGYHAMGMAVSPESLNTPTG; encoded by the coding sequence ATGCTCCCAATCGACCTGCGCGGCAAGCGTGCCTTCGTGGCCGGCGTCTCCGACGACGGCGGATTCGGCTTCGCCATTGCCAAGTCCCTCGCCGAGGCCGGCGCCTCGGTGTGCCTCGGCTCCTGGCCCCCCGCGCTTGGCATCTTCCAGAAGCTCCTCGAGCGGGGCAAGATGGAAGCATCGATGGCCCTGTCCGACGGCCGCAAACTCGAATTCGAGAAGATCTATCCCCTCGACGCCGCCTACGACACGCTGGCCGACGTCCCCGCGGACGTCCGCGAGAGCAAGCGTTACAAGGAGCACGGCGACTTCTCGATCCAGGGGGTCGTGGATCACTTCCGGAAGGACTTCGGGGAGAAGCCGCTCGACATCGTGGTGCACTCCCTGGCCAACGGTCCTGAGGTCAAGAACCAGCTGCTCGATACCTCCCGGGCAGGATACCTCTCCGCGGTGAGTGTGAGCGCCTACAGCAACGTCTCGTTCGTGCGGAATTTCGGGCCGCTGATGCGCGAGGGCGGGTCCTTCCTCTCCCTGACCTACATGGCGGGGGAGCGGGCGATCCCCGGCTACGGCGGCGGCATGAGCACCGCCAAGGCCGCGCTCGAAGCGGACACCCGCACCCTGTCCTACGAGGCGGGGCGACGGTTCGGTGTGCGTATCAACACCATCTCCGCCGGCCCCTACGCCTCTCGCGCCGCCTCGGCCATCGGCTTCATCGACATGATGATCGATTACTGCTCCAGCAACGCCCCGCTGACGCGGAAGATGGAGGCGAGCGACGTCGGGAACACCGCCGCCTTCCTTGCCAGCCCAATGGCAGCGGCGATCACGGGCAGCGTGGTCTACGTGGACAACGGCTACCACGCCATGGGCATGGCCGTCTCACCCGAGTCCCTCAACACTCCCACGGGCTGA
- a CDS encoding aminopeptidase P N-terminal domain-containing protein yields the protein MPRATLVIALLASIPTVAPAQVGSPAGPVPVEYLAARRAELLKRMGNGVAVIRSSEQRSIEGDYPQDSDYRENNDFFYLTGLETPSSWLVLIARDTLAPQVYLYLPARDSMAERWTGARLGPGAEATALTGIEDTRPADLAERQIRSFVRSRTLQGGRFYLLLGKEAESDTFFQHLALGTSAGVTDLRPSLAAMRLVKDADEMRRMRMAAEISAKGHVAAMRVAHPGAWEYQLEGAAEGTFRSLGAERLAYPSIVGTGINATTLHYDRSRSQLQAGELVVMDMGAEYGFYAADITRTIPVTGKFSPRQLEIYNLVLATQQAALDSVKPGMTLGRLGTIARDYMKEHSGDLCAPGTCDRYFIHGLSHWVGMDVHDVGSYGTPLAPNMVFTVEPGIYIPEEKLGVRIEDDVVVTATGYELLSGGAPRTAADVEKVMKQRR from the coding sequence ATGCCCCGTGCCACACTGGTAATTGCACTGCTCGCGTCCATCCCGACCGTTGCCCCGGCCCAGGTCGGCTCCCCGGCCGGTCCGGTCCCGGTGGAGTACCTGGCCGCGCGGCGCGCGGAACTCCTCAAGCGTATGGGGAACGGCGTGGCCGTCATCCGGTCGTCGGAACAGCGCAGCATCGAGGGGGATTATCCGCAGGACAGCGATTACCGGGAGAACAACGACTTCTTCTACCTGACCGGACTGGAGACGCCGTCCAGCTGGCTGGTGCTGATCGCTCGCGACACCCTCGCTCCGCAGGTCTACCTCTACCTGCCCGCCCGCGACTCAATGGCGGAGCGGTGGACGGGGGCACGCCTTGGGCCGGGTGCGGAGGCGACCGCCCTCACCGGCATCGAGGACACCCGCCCGGCCGACCTGGCCGAGCGCCAGATCCGGAGCTTCGTCCGGTCCCGGACGCTCCAGGGCGGCAGGTTCTACCTGCTGCTCGGCAAGGAGGCGGAGAGCGACACCTTCTTCCAGCATCTGGCTCTGGGGACCAGTGCGGGGGTGACCGACCTTCGGCCCTCCCTGGCCGCCATGCGGCTGGTGAAGGATGCCGACGAAATGCGCCGGATGCGCATGGCTGCCGAGATCAGCGCCAAGGGGCACGTGGCCGCGATGCGCGTGGCGCATCCCGGGGCCTGGGAGTACCAGCTGGAGGGCGCGGCCGAGGGGACATTCCGGAGCCTGGGCGCCGAACGGTTGGCCTACCCGAGCATCGTGGGAACGGGAATCAATGCGACGACGCTCCACTACGACCGGAGCCGCAGCCAGCTGCAGGCGGGGGAGCTGGTGGTGATGGACATGGGGGCGGAGTATGGCTTCTACGCGGCGGACATCACGCGGACCATTCCGGTGACCGGCAAGTTCTCACCGCGCCAGCTTGAGATCTACAACCTCGTCCTCGCGACGCAGCAGGCGGCGCTCGACTCCGTCAAGCCCGGGATGACCCTCGGCCGGCTGGGAACGATCGCGCGCGACTACATGAAGGAGCACTCCGGCGATCTCTGCGCCCCCGGCACCTGCGACCGCTACTTCATCCACGGCCTCAGCCACTGGGTGGGGATGGATGTCCACGACGTCGGGAGCTACGGGACGCCGCTGGCCCCGAACATGGTCTTCACCGTGGAGCCGGGCATCTACATCCCGGAGGAAAAGCTGGGCGTCCGGATCGAGGATGACGTGGTCGTGACGGCCACCGGCTACGAACTGCTCTCCGGCGGCGCGCCCCGGACAGCGGCGGATGTCGAGAAAGTCATGAAGCAGCGGCGCTGA
- the ctaD gene encoding cytochrome c oxidase subunit I codes for MSTIAMGHAGTEAAPAEKKGLWSWITTVDHKRIGILYGVTAFLFFLGGGLEALLIRWQLGAPDKTFLSPEAYNQLFTMHGTTMIFLGVMPLSAMFFNYFIPLQIGARDVAFPRLNAYSYWVFLFGGLVLNASFLFNAAPDMGWFAYANLTSKQFSPGLNVDFWIIGLQILGVASLAAAVNFFVTIINLRAPGMKMMRMPMFVWMSLITQVLILLAFPIITVALILLMLDRNFGTHFFVPSGGGDPVLWQHLFWLFGHPEVYILILPAFGVVSEILPVFSRKPLFGYAAMVFSGCFIAFLGFGVWSHHMFATGMGPMADTVFSLGTMLIAIPTGVKIFNWIGTVWGGSIQYKTPMYFALGFVAMFIIGGLSGVMHASPPADLQQTDSYFIVAHFHYVLFGGSIFALTAGAYYWFPKMTGRMLSEGLGKVHFWLMFLGFNLTFAPMHILGLNGMPRRVYTYSAGMGFGFWNAIETAGSLILGFSFLVFIWNILKSLKSGAVAPADPWHGATLEWSIPSPPQEWNFAVEPTVDSRDPLWELRRANGGTLPEPARVSGKGIHLPSPSYWPIVTAFGTALTLVGFLMHVNLAVILAGVAITMTGIFSWAFEPADH; via the coding sequence ATGTCCACGATAGCGATGGGGCACGCCGGCACCGAGGCCGCTCCGGCCGAGAAGAAGGGGCTCTGGAGCTGGATCACGACCGTCGACCACAAACGGATCGGCATCCTCTACGGCGTCACCGCCTTCCTCTTCTTCCTGGGAGGCGGCCTCGAGGCACTCCTGATCCGCTGGCAGCTCGGAGCGCCGGACAAGACGTTCCTGTCGCCCGAGGCCTACAACCAGCTGTTCACGATGCACGGCACGACGATGATCTTCCTCGGCGTGATGCCGCTCTCGGCGATGTTCTTCAACTACTTCATCCCCCTGCAGATCGGCGCGCGCGACGTCGCGTTCCCGCGGCTGAACGCGTACAGCTACTGGGTTTTCCTCTTCGGCGGCCTGGTGCTCAACGCGAGCTTCCTCTTCAACGCCGCGCCCGACATGGGGTGGTTCGCCTACGCCAACCTGACCTCGAAGCAATTCAGCCCCGGCCTCAACGTCGATTTCTGGATTATCGGCCTGCAGATCCTCGGCGTGGCTTCGCTGGCGGCGGCGGTGAACTTCTTCGTGACCATCATCAACCTGCGCGCGCCCGGCATGAAGATGATGCGGATGCCGATGTTCGTCTGGATGAGCCTCATCACGCAGGTCCTGATCCTCCTGGCTTTCCCGATCATCACGGTGGCGCTCATCCTCCTGATGCTCGACCGGAACTTCGGCACGCACTTCTTTGTCCCCTCCGGCGGCGGCGATCCCGTGCTCTGGCAGCACCTCTTCTGGCTCTTCGGCCATCCCGAGGTGTACATCCTCATCCTCCCGGCCTTCGGCGTCGTCTCCGAGATCCTTCCGGTCTTCTCGCGGAAGCCCCTCTTCGGCTACGCCGCCATGGTCTTCTCGGGGTGTTTCATCGCCTTCCTGGGCTTCGGGGTGTGGAGCCACCACATGTTTGCCACCGGCATGGGGCCGATGGCGGACACGGTCTTCTCGCTTGGCACCATGCTGATCGCCATCCCGACCGGCGTGAAGATCTTCAACTGGATCGGCACGGTCTGGGGCGGGTCCATCCAGTACAAGACCCCGATGTATTTCGCCCTCGGCTTCGTGGCGATGTTCATCATCGGCGGCCTCTCGGGCGTCATGCACGCCTCGCCCCCGGCGGACCTCCAGCAGACCGACAGCTACTTCATCGTGGCGCACTTCCACTATGTGCTCTTCGGCGGCAGCATCTTTGCCCTCACCGCCGGCGCGTACTACTGGTTCCCGAAGATGACCGGCCGGATGCTCAGCGAGGGCCTCGGCAAGGTGCACTTCTGGCTGATGTTCCTCGGCTTCAACCTGACCTTTGCGCCGATGCACATCCTCGGCCTCAACGGCATGCCGCGCCGGGTGTACACCTACTCCGCCGGCATGGGCTTCGGGTTCTGGAACGCGATCGAAACGGCCGGCTCCCTGATCCTCGGCTTCTCCTTCCTGGTGTTCATCTGGAACATCCTGAAGTCGCTCAAGAGCGGGGCGGTGGCCCCGGCCGACCCCTGGCACGGCGCCACCCTCGAGTGGTCAATCCCGTCACCGCCGCAGGAGTGGAATTTCGCGGTGGAACCGACGGTAGACAGCCGGGATCCCCTCTGGGAACTGCGGCGCGCCAACGGCGGCACGCTGCCGGAGCCGGCCCGGGTGAGCGGCAAGGGGATTCACCTCCCCAGCCCGTCCTACTGGCCGATCGTCACGGCGTTCGGCACGGCGCTGACCCTCGTCGGCTTTCTGATGCACGTCAATCTCGCGGTGATCCTGGCCGGCGTCGCGATCACCATGACCGGCATCTTCTCGTGGGCCTTTGAGCCCGCCGACCACTAG
- a CDS encoding M15 family metallopeptidase, whose translation MRYTLLLCLLGLPTVLSAQAAVANADSQVVAPDILAERLLVDVRALDNTIRVDARYAGPDNFTGAPLPGYNANRALLRREAAEALARVQHRLAAEGLGLKIWDGYRPVRATQAMVAWTERTNQTWLLDSGYIARRSRHNQGVAVDLTMVDLHSGVEVPMGTPFDTFGDAAHTANAAGAVKQSRDHLVEVMASEGFANYPMEWWHFSIVVEDPVPFDLVIRAAPLTPQ comes from the coding sequence ATGCGATACACACTTCTGCTCTGCCTTCTTGGCCTCCCGACGGTCCTCAGCGCCCAGGCGGCGGTGGCCAACGCCGACTCGCAGGTGGTGGCCCCCGACATACTCGCGGAACGGCTCCTGGTCGATGTCCGCGCACTCGACAACACCATCCGGGTGGACGCGAGGTATGCCGGCCCCGACAACTTTACCGGTGCGCCGCTGCCGGGGTACAACGCCAACCGTGCATTGCTCCGCCGCGAAGCGGCCGAGGCACTGGCGCGGGTGCAGCATCGGCTCGCCGCCGAAGGGCTTGGGCTCAAGATCTGGGACGGATACCGGCCGGTCCGGGCCACCCAGGCCATGGTGGCGTGGACGGAGCGGACCAACCAGACCTGGCTGCTCGACTCCGGGTACATCGCGCGGCGGAGCCGGCACAATCAGGGGGTGGCCGTTGACCTGACGATGGTGGATCTCCACTCCGGGGTCGAGGTGCCGATGGGCACACCCTTCGACACCTTCGGGGATGCGGCCCACACCGCCAATGCCGCTGGCGCCGTGAAACAGTCGCGGGATCATCTCGTAGAGGTGATGGCCTCGGAGGGATTCGCCAACTACCCGATGGAGTGGTGGCACTTCTCGATTGTCGTCGAGGACCCGGTTCCCTTCGACCTCGTCATCCGCGCCGCACCGCTCACGCCTCAATAA
- a CDS encoding cytochrome c oxidase subunit 3 — translation MHPPTATGLDTRKLAIWTFIGSECLFFATLISNYLVYKGHSLVGPLPHEVSQCMLHGQMTTCEPIFEIPLVTMGTAVLLFSSFFVVRALDGARSGNRKQLIGWLTATVICGLFFVGMQVYEFTHFYHKGLGYTTNLFGSSFYTLTGFHGTHVTIGVIWLATVLVLAIRGKLPVEKAMNLEIAALYWHFVDVVWIVIFPVVYLMR, via the coding sequence ATGCATCCCCCGACGGCCACCGGGCTCGACACCCGGAAGTTGGCCATCTGGACCTTCATCGGGTCGGAATGCCTCTTCTTCGCGACGCTGATTTCGAACTACCTGGTGTACAAGGGGCACAGCCTGGTCGGGCCGCTCCCGCACGAGGTCTCGCAGTGCATGCTGCACGGCCAGATGACCACCTGCGAGCCGATCTTCGAAATCCCGCTGGTCACGATGGGCACGGCGGTGCTCCTCTTCAGCTCCTTCTTCGTGGTGCGGGCGCTCGACGGCGCGCGATCCGGCAACCGGAAACAGCTGATCGGCTGGCTGACGGCCACGGTGATTTGCGGGCTCTTCTTCGTCGGCATGCAGGTGTACGAGTTCACCCATTTCTACCACAAGGGACTCGGCTACACCACGAACCTCTTCGGGTCTTCGTTCTACACGCTCACCGGCTTCCACGGCACGCACGTCACGATCGGCGTCATCTGGCTCGCCACCGTCCTCGTGCTCGCCATCCGCGGCAAGCTGCCGGTGGAGAAGGCGATGAACCTCGAAATCGCCGCCCTCTACTGGCACTTCGTGGACGTCGTCTGGATCGTGATCTTCCCCGTCGTCTACCTGATGAGGTGA
- the coxB gene encoding cytochrome c oxidase subunit II: MALRIPSLRRAARWVPALCVTLAMLVLAGCSPDGYPQTTLAPKADFAELLDQVFRRSFQLATIVFFLVEGALVWALFRFRGKPGDAEPEQNHGNTMLEVVWTAIPAVILVFIAVPTIQTIFKTAEVPTDNPLVIEVTGHQWWWEFRYPEYNLVTAGDMHVPTGRTVDLRMSTGDVVHSFWTPQLAGKRDVFPKRDNRLWFKTETPGTYPGQCAEFCGTQHARMAFQVIAQAPADFDAWRVGIAAVSAPADSGAPAPDPLVVQGKQLFATKACVGCHAVTAVGAPTMVGPNLAGIGSRTDIASGWLPNTDENLARWLKNPQAVKSGVLMPNLGLTDEEVTALIAYLRSLSVVPAPGAVAMTAAGN; this comes from the coding sequence ATGGCCCTCAGGATTCCTTCCCTCCGGCGCGCCGCCCGGTGGGTGCCCGCACTGTGCGTTACGCTGGCCATGCTCGTGCTGGCCGGCTGCTCGCCGGATGGGTACCCGCAGACCACGCTGGCTCCCAAGGCGGACTTCGCGGAACTGCTCGACCAGGTGTTCCGCCGGTCGTTCCAGCTGGCCACGATCGTCTTCTTCCTGGTGGAAGGGGCGCTGGTCTGGGCCCTCTTCCGGTTCCGCGGGAAGCCGGGCGACGCCGAGCCGGAGCAGAATCACGGCAACACGATGCTCGAGGTGGTCTGGACCGCCATTCCCGCGGTCATTCTCGTCTTCATCGCCGTGCCCACCATCCAGACGATCTTCAAGACGGCCGAGGTCCCGACCGACAATCCGCTCGTGATCGAGGTGACCGGTCACCAGTGGTGGTGGGAGTTCCGGTACCCGGAGTACAACCTCGTGACCGCGGGCGACATGCACGTCCCGACCGGGCGGACGGTCGACCTCCGGATGAGCACCGGCGACGTGGTCCACAGCTTCTGGACGCCGCAACTGGCGGGGAAGCGCGACGTCTTCCCCAAGCGCGACAACCGGCTCTGGTTCAAGACGGAGACGCCCGGGACCTACCCCGGGCAGTGCGCGGAGTTCTGCGGCACCCAGCACGCCCGGATGGCCTTCCAGGTCATTGCGCAGGCCCCGGCGGATTTCGACGCCTGGCGCGTGGGGATTGCCGCCGTGAGCGCTCCCGCCGACTCCGGGGCGCCGGCTCCCGACCCGCTCGTGGTGCAGGGAAAGCAGCTCTTTGCCACCAAGGCCTGCGTCGGGTGCCACGCCGTGACCGCGGTCGGCGCGCCGACCATGGTCGGTCCGAACCTGGCCGGCATCGGCAGCCGCACGGATATCGCCTCCGGCTGGCTGCCCAACACCGACGAGAATCTCGCCCGCTGGCTGAAGAACCCCCAGGCGGTCAAGTCGGGGGTGTTGATGCCGAATCTCGGGCTCACCGATGAAGAAGTCACCGCGCTGATCGCGTACCTGCGCTCGCTCAGCGTGGTGCCTGCACCGGGGGCGGTCGCCATGACCGCCGCCGGGAACTGA
- a CDS encoding YkgJ family cysteine cluster protein: MNPAAVRYRTLLQSLDHWTTTAHQIHPGVIPCRQGCTACCHGPFDISVADVLLLRETVAELPQERRAALLARARAAAARQQRLAPDWPAPFDVRELGEAQFDGVCDALATEPCPCLEDGGCVVYEGRPAVCRMMGLGLESPDDRRLANGCPIQSEFPAYAALPAQPFDLPTFEDKEEACLVEAGLALFDTVDAAGYETSIALALSGQ, translated from the coding sequence ATGAACCCGGCCGCCGTCCGCTACCGCACGCTGCTCCAATCGCTCGACCACTGGACCACCACCGCCCATCAAATTCATCCTGGCGTAATTCCCTGCCGCCAGGGCTGCACTGCCTGCTGCCACGGCCCCTTCGACATTTCCGTAGCCGACGTGCTTCTCCTGCGGGAGACCGTGGCCGAACTGCCCCAGGAACGCCGCGCGGCGCTCCTCGCGCGTGCAAGGGCCGCCGCGGCCCGGCAGCAGAGACTGGCTCCCGATTGGCCGGCGCCATTCGATGTGCGGGAGTTGGGGGAGGCGCAGTTCGACGGGGTCTGCGATGCGCTGGCCACCGAGCCCTGCCCCTGCCTGGAGGATGGCGGTTGCGTCGTCTACGAAGGCCGACCGGCGGTCTGTCGGATGATGGGACTCGGGCTCGAGTCGCCGGATGATCGGCGCCTGGCCAACGGGTGCCCCATCCAGTCAGAGTTCCCCGCGTATGCCGCGCTCCCGGCACAGCCATTTGACCTGCCGACCTTCGAGGACAAAGAAGAGGCCTGCCTCGTGGAGGCAGGCCTGGCGCTGTTCGATACGGTCGACGCCGCAGGGTACGAGACGAGCATCGCGCTGGCGCTCTCGGGTCAATAG
- a CDS encoding DinB family protein, translating into MTPAEREDCIRRYAEGPARIAAALAETPAAALQWRPAPGKWSVHEVVVHCADSEVNSHGRIRYVLGEERPTIVGYDEAQWAKGMDYHAHPIDLAMATVVAVRANTVPLLRRLTEAQWGRTAKHTEAGAYGAEIWLQAYAEHLEIHDRQIRRNIAAWKLSAAAS; encoded by the coding sequence GTGACCCCCGCCGAACGAGAAGACTGCATCCGCCGCTACGCCGAGGGCCCCGCCCGGATTGCCGCCGCCCTGGCGGAGACGCCGGCCGCGGCCCTGCAGTGGCGACCCGCCCCCGGTAAGTGGTCGGTCCACGAGGTGGTCGTCCACTGCGCTGACTCGGAGGTGAACAGCCACGGGCGAATCCGCTATGTGCTGGGGGAGGAGCGCCCCACGATCGTGGGGTATGACGAGGCCCAGTGGGCCAAAGGGATGGACTACCACGCCCATCCGATCGACTTGGCGATGGCCACGGTGGTGGCCGTCCGCGCCAACACCGTGCCCCTGCTCCGCCGGCTCACGGAGGCACAGTGGGGGCGGACCGCCAAGCACACCGAGGCGGGCGCCTATGGAGCCGAGATCTGGCTACAGGCCTATGCCGAACACCTGGAGATCCACGACCGGCAGATTCGCCGCAACATCGCGGCGTGGAAGCTCAGCGCCGCTGCTTCATGA